From Camelina sativa cultivar DH55 chromosome 7, Cs, whole genome shotgun sequence, one genomic window encodes:
- the LOC104704208 gene encoding casein kinase II subunit alpha-4, chloroplastic-like, giving the protein SALCLRNSFIDSFHNGFSASSNLSSSSPGKRNILFSSLRDRLRRFASNASLYRQHPRDQQQQLSRVKVKSDTLAQKIGKSIRRADVPSKSRVYACVNIVRPKGYWDYESLVVQWGVQDDYEVMIWSCLHFRNVTNWTDSPFFYKAFDCSCSSQMVLPIAVEDVKREVQILKAL; this is encoded by the exons tcTGCTTTATGTTTACGCAATTCATTCATTGATTCATTCCACAATGGTTTCTCTGCCTCTTCAAACCTCTCTTCGTCGTCTCCGGGGAAGAGAAACATCCTATTCTCCTCGCTCCGGGACCGTCTCCGTCGTTTCGCATCCAACGCCTCTCTTTACCGTCAGCATCCACGGGATCAGCAGCAACAGCTATCGCGTGTGAAAGTTAAATCGGATACGCTGGCGCAGAAGATCGGTAAATCTATCCGGCGTGCTGATGTGCCGTCGAAATCTAGGGTTTACGCTTGTGTCAACATTGTTAGACCTAAGGGTTATTGGGATTACGAGTCTCTTGTTGTTCAATGGGG TGTACAGGATGATTATGAGGTGATGATTTGGTCTTGTCTTCATTTCCGGAATGTAACAAACTGGACTGATTCTCCATTTTTTTACAAAGCTTTTGATTGTTCATGCTCTTCTCAGATGGTTCTTCCTATTGCCGTTGAGGACGTCAAGCGAGAGGTTCAGATACTCAAAGCTCTTTAG